A genomic region of Gemmata massiliana contains the following coding sequences:
- a CDS encoding S1C family serine protease produces the protein MRRQLLLVVGFMACSFLGGLAAESLVRGGSVSAEPGRGLSPMDTTNGASLPHDRFQVVIQQISRSVVAVDAVKPAPTGANKSDPVEESGSGVIVKFPGTNGVVVVTNYHVVGAASPGKVYVTLSDGRIVQPARIWGDPESDLSLLNIDDTSLPAAELADSARVKRGQWVLAFGSPFGLNQTVTHGIISATDRGQISLGSTIRIKEFLQTDAAINPGSSGGPLVDLDGRVVGINTAIASKSGSNSGVSFSIPANLVKRIGSQLIEKGVVTRGYLGVQLASAIEPAEALRLGLNRVSGALVEIVHPNTPAAAAGFRVGDVVLRIEDVDLRDENHLINVVSALPPGQKVKLTVWRDRKALEVEVVVGDHGGQKVRANKP, from the coding sequence ATGCGCAGGCAGCTGCTACTTGTGGTCGGGTTTATGGCGTGCTCGTTCCTCGGTGGGCTGGCGGCGGAGTCTCTGGTGCGCGGAGGGAGCGTATCGGCAGAGCCCGGTCGAGGGCTGTCGCCGATGGACACGACGAACGGGGCGAGTCTTCCGCACGATCGGTTCCAAGTCGTCATTCAGCAAATCAGCCGATCTGTCGTGGCGGTAGATGCGGTGAAGCCCGCGCCCACCGGTGCAAATAAGTCGGACCCAGTCGAGGAATCCGGCTCCGGCGTGATTGTGAAGTTCCCCGGTACGAACGGTGTGGTCGTCGTCACGAACTACCACGTCGTAGGTGCAGCCTCACCCGGAAAGGTGTACGTCACGCTCTCGGACGGCCGGATCGTACAGCCGGCGCGGATTTGGGGTGACCCGGAATCGGACCTCTCGCTGCTGAACATTGATGATACCAGCCTCCCCGCCGCCGAACTCGCGGACAGCGCCCGCGTGAAGCGCGGACAGTGGGTGCTCGCGTTCGGGAGCCCGTTCGGGCTGAACCAAACGGTCACGCACGGAATCATCTCCGCGACCGACCGCGGGCAGATTTCGCTCGGTTCTACGATCCGCATCAAAGAATTCCTGCAAACCGACGCCGCGATCAACCCGGGGTCCAGTGGCGGACCGCTGGTCGACCTCGACGGCCGCGTGGTGGGCATCAACACCGCGATCGCGTCCAAGAGCGGGAGCAACAGCGGTGTGTCGTTCAGCATCCCGGCGAATCTGGTGAAGCGGATCGGAAGCCAGCTCATTGAGAAGGGCGTGGTGACGCGCGGGTACCTCGGCGTCCAGCTCGCGAGCGCGATCGAACCCGCGGAGGCTCTGCGGCTCGGCTTGAACCGGGTAAGTGGTGCGCTGGTGGAGATCGTTCACCCGAACACGCCCGCGGCAGCGGCCGGGTTCCGCGTGGGCGACGTGGTTCTGCGGATTGAAGACGTGGACCTGCGTGACGAGAACCACCTCATCAACGTCGTGTCTGCTCTCCCGCCCGGTCAGAAGGTGAAACTAACTGTGTGGCGCGACCGGAAGGCCCTGGAAGTGGAAGTCGTTGTGGGCGACCACGGCGGTCAAAAGGTCCGGGCGAACAAACCGTAA
- a CDS encoding S49 family peptidase, translating into MTPALSPPPSTPPAKSTLRSGCLLPVAVLFFLLSVLVNVVFLLGYTGAISDPLAETPDTLNEQFYLGDTHARDKVAIVRVSGVITDGGIAYPVQQLRAAAADRHVKVVVLRVDSPGGTVTASEELYQCILNLRDNTGRRFPGTGPKPVSVSMGGLATSGGYYIATAGNPIVAEKTTITGSIGVFAALPNVAEWAHKNGVKLELVKAGGIKASGSFFHDLGPEERQTWQDTVDNAYDEFLKTIAAGRPGLNPDALQHEPVIQRVVQERDEKGNPKLVNGKTVDVKYTRVRADGGTFTAQQAHQFKLIDGIEDLPNAIRNAAVRAGLSSFKAIVYERPQGLVEKLTGVKVQGRGGAFEIPDVSANLTPRLWYLAPTADAGLLAPNP; encoded by the coding sequence ATGACACCGGCACTGTCCCCGCCGCCGAGCACTCCGCCCGCGAAGTCCACTTTGCGGAGCGGGTGCCTGCTCCCGGTGGCGGTGCTGTTCTTTCTGCTCTCGGTCCTCGTCAACGTCGTGTTCCTGCTCGGCTACACGGGCGCGATCAGCGACCCGTTGGCCGAAACTCCCGATACCCTCAACGAGCAATTTTACCTCGGGGACACCCACGCACGCGACAAGGTCGCAATCGTTCGCGTGAGCGGAGTCATTACCGACGGCGGGATCGCGTACCCGGTTCAGCAACTCCGTGCGGCGGCCGCGGACCGACACGTCAAAGTCGTGGTTCTGCGCGTCGACAGCCCCGGTGGAACCGTTACCGCGAGCGAAGAACTCTATCAGTGCATCCTGAACTTGCGAGACAACACCGGGCGCCGGTTCCCCGGCACCGGTCCCAAACCGGTCTCGGTGTCGATGGGCGGACTGGCGACCTCCGGCGGGTACTACATCGCCACCGCCGGGAACCCGATCGTCGCAGAGAAGACGACCATCACCGGTTCCATCGGCGTGTTCGCCGCGCTCCCCAATGTCGCGGAGTGGGCGCACAAGAATGGCGTGAAACTCGAACTCGTGAAGGCCGGCGGCATCAAAGCGAGTGGGTCGTTCTTCCACGACCTCGGGCCGGAAGAACGGCAAACGTGGCAGGACACCGTTGATAACGCCTACGACGAGTTCCTCAAAACGATCGCGGCCGGCCGACCGGGACTCAACCCGGACGCGCTTCAGCACGAACCCGTGATCCAGCGCGTGGTGCAAGAGCGCGACGAGAAGGGGAACCCGAAACTCGTAAACGGCAAAACGGTCGATGTGAAATACACCCGCGTTCGGGCCGACGGGGGGACGTTCACCGCACAACAGGCCCACCAGTTCAAACTGATTGACGGAATCGAGGATCTGCCCAACGCGATCCGCAACGCGGCCGTCCGCGCCGGGCTGTCGAGCTTCAAGGCGATCGTGTACGAGCGCCCCCAGGGGTTGGTCGAAAAGCTCACGGGTGTGAAGGTTCAAGGGCGCGGGGGCGCGTTCGAGATTCCGGACGTTAGCGCTAACTTGACACCGCGTCTCTGGTACCTTGCGCCCACCGCCGATGCCGGATTGCTTGCCCCGAATCCTTAA
- a CDS encoding TraR/DksA family transcriptional regulator: MARQDALLRLHKSLIARRTELRKRLGLELEELAHIKHSSASGDAADAAFDASGEEISSTLAELEAKELAQIERALRRLKAGTYGKCEVCAIKIPVARLNALPFSTLCVKCQREMELDGGWAADHVGTDWGRISDGNPMEDREFRLADIESDLGK; the protein is encoded by the coding sequence ATGGCCCGCCAAGATGCTCTCCTGAGACTGCATAAGAGCTTGATCGCCCGGCGCACCGAACTCCGGAAGCGGCTCGGGCTTGAACTTGAAGAACTTGCACACATCAAACACTCTTCCGCTTCGGGCGACGCGGCGGACGCGGCGTTCGACGCGAGTGGGGAAGAAATTTCCTCGACGCTTGCCGAACTCGAAGCGAAAGAGTTGGCCCAAATCGAGCGTGCTCTCCGGCGTCTCAAAGCCGGCACCTACGGCAAGTGCGAAGTGTGTGCGATCAAGATCCCCGTGGCCCGGCTCAACGCGCTGCCGTTCAGCACGCTGTGCGTGAAGTGCCAACGGGAAATGGAACTCGACGGCGGTTGGGCCGCCGACCACGTCGGAACCGACTGGGGGCGGATCTCGGACGGCAACCCGATGGAAGACCGCGAGTTCCGGCTCGCCGACATCGAAAGCGATCTCGGCAAGTAA